A DNA window from Buttiauxella agrestis contains the following coding sequences:
- the pncA gene encoding bifunctional nicotinamidase/pyrazinamidase, which produces MKRALLLVDLQNDFCAGGALAVPEGDSTIDIANTLISYCKAKGDAVVATQDWHPANHGSFASVQRTEPFSQGKLDGLRQTWWPDHCVQNSEGAKLHPLLNTHEIEAVFQKGENPQIDSYSAFFDNGHRQKTQLDDWLYRKEIKQLVVIGLATDYCVKFTVLDALSLSYDVTVITDGCRAVNLHPQDSLRAYQDMSAAGATLMTLADFTY; this is translated from the coding sequence ATGAAACGTGCTTTGTTATTGGTTGATTTACAAAATGATTTTTGTGCCGGTGGCGCACTCGCCGTCCCGGAAGGTGATAGCACGATTGATATCGCTAACACCTTGATAAGCTACTGCAAAGCAAAGGGCGATGCCGTGGTTGCAACCCAGGACTGGCACCCCGCCAATCATGGGAGTTTTGCCAGCGTTCAGCGAACCGAACCGTTTTCACAGGGGAAGCTCGACGGGCTTCGCCAAACCTGGTGGCCGGATCATTGCGTGCAGAACAGCGAAGGAGCAAAGCTCCATCCTTTGCTCAATACTCATGAAATAGAGGCTGTTTTTCAAAAAGGCGAAAACCCGCAGATTGATAGCTACAGCGCGTTTTTCGATAACGGGCATCGTCAAAAAACTCAACTTGATGACTGGCTCTACCGCAAAGAGATTAAACAGCTCGTGGTGATTGGCTTGGCGACAGACTATTGTGTGAAGTTCACCGTACTCGACGCCCTGTCGCTCAGTTATGACGTCACCGTGATTACAGATGGCTGCCGCGCGGTGAATCTGCATCCTCAGGATAGTCTGCGAGCGTACCAGGATATGTCTGCCGCTGGCGCAACGCTAATGACACTGGCTGATTTTACTTACTAA
- a CDS encoding glycoside hydrolase family 18 protein yields MVFTRKLLPLLAVIQIACAGVAQASSYLSVGYFNGGGDVTAGPGGDIDKLDVRQITHLNYSFGLIYNNEKDETNPALKDASKLHQIWLSPKVMADLEKIPDLRKQNPSLKVLLSVGGWGARGFSGAAATPENRAIFIHSAQEVIKRYGLDGIDLDWEYPVNGAWGLVNSLPEDKANFTALLNEMRAALGKEKLLTIAVGANVKSPTEWVDVKAIAPALDYINLMTYDMAYGTQYFNANLYDSKTWPTVAAADNYNVNFVVDNYIKAGLKPAQMNLGIGFYGRIPKRATEPGIDWDKPDAAKNPVTQPYFGDTEKALFMSMGVDLTKDSYMKYNDIVSKLLNDPQKRFTENWDNDAHVPYLTIKSAEGKDLFAISYENPRSVAIKAEYIKAKGLGGAMFWEYGADDNNKLAKELAKDLGIKTEH; encoded by the coding sequence ATGGTCTTCACGCGTAAACTGCTGCCGTTACTGGCAGTGATACAGATCGCTTGTGCCGGTGTGGCTCAGGCAAGCTCTTACCTCTCAGTCGGTTATTTCAACGGTGGAGGCGACGTCACAGCCGGACCGGGCGGCGATATAGATAAACTCGATGTACGCCAGATAACGCACCTCAACTATTCGTTTGGTCTGATTTATAACAATGAAAAAGACGAAACAAACCCTGCACTGAAGGATGCGTCGAAACTGCATCAAATTTGGTTGTCACCGAAAGTGATGGCCGATCTGGAAAAGATCCCCGACCTACGTAAACAAAATCCTTCCCTGAAAGTGCTGCTATCGGTTGGCGGTTGGGGCGCGCGTGGCTTCTCAGGTGCTGCGGCGACACCAGAAAACCGTGCGATATTTATCCACTCAGCGCAGGAGGTTATTAAACGTTACGGGCTGGATGGTATCGATCTTGACTGGGAGTATCCGGTGAATGGGGCGTGGGGTTTGGTGAATAGCCTGCCGGAGGATAAAGCGAACTTTACCGCGCTACTCAACGAAATGCGGGCCGCGTTAGGTAAAGAAAAACTTCTGACCATCGCCGTGGGCGCTAACGTGAAAAGCCCAACCGAGTGGGTGGATGTAAAAGCCATTGCGCCAGCGCTGGATTACATCAATCTGATGACCTACGACATGGCATACGGCACGCAATATTTTAACGCCAATCTTTATGATTCAAAAACCTGGCCGACTGTGGCCGCTGCGGATAACTACAACGTTAACTTTGTCGTGGATAACTACATTAAAGCCGGTTTGAAGCCTGCGCAGATGAACCTGGGAATTGGCTTCTACGGACGAATCCCTAAACGTGCAACCGAACCAGGCATTGACTGGGATAAGCCAGACGCCGCTAAAAACCCGGTGACACAGCCCTATTTCGGCGATACCGAGAAAGCCTTGTTTATGTCTATGGGCGTTGACCTGACAAAAGACAGTTACATGAAATACAACGACATTGTCAGCAAACTACTTAACGATCCGCAAAAGCGCTTTACGGAAAACTGGGATAACGATGCGCATGTTCCGTATCTGACCATTAAGTCTGCTGAAGGCAAAGATCTGTTCGCTATTTCGTATGAGAACCCACGTTCTGTGGCAATCAAGGCGGAGTACATCAAAGCGAAAGGATTGGGTGGCGCGATGTTCTGGGAGTACGGCGCGGATGACAACAATAAACTGGCGAAAGAGTTAGCCAAAGATTTGGGCATTAAAACCGAGCATTAA
- a CDS encoding YeaC family protein: MNLDEMLDTMTPEVYQRLVTAVELGKWPDGVALTPDQKENSLQLVMMWQTRHNTDPQHMTIGTDGNIVMKSKQQLKAEFGIEPAPILTVKL; encoded by the coding sequence ATGAACCTGGATGAAATGTTAGACACAATGACACCGGAAGTTTATCAACGTCTGGTGACAGCCGTTGAGCTGGGAAAATGGCCTGACGGTGTGGCGTTGACCCCAGACCAAAAAGAGAACAGCCTACAGCTGGTAATGATGTGGCAGACGCGTCACAACACTGACCCGCAGCATATGACCATTGGCACCGATGGCAATATCGTGATGAAAAGTAAGCAGCAGCTCAAAGCGGAGTTTGGTATTGAGCCTGCGCCGATTTTGACGGTGAAGCTCTAA
- the yeaG gene encoding protein kinase YeaG, whose protein sequence is MNIFDHYRQRYEAAKDEEFTLQEFLAVCKQDRSAYANAAERLLMAIGDPIMVDTATEPRLSRLFSNRVISRYPAFEEFYGMEEAIEQIVAYLKHAAQGLEEKKQILYLLGPVGGGKSSLAERLKALMQRVPIYTLSANGERSPVNDHPLCLFNPQEDASILEKEYGVPTRYLGTIMSPWAAKRLHEFGGDITKFRVVKVWPSILAQIAIAKTEPGDENNQDISALVGKVDIRKLENHAQNDPDAYGYSGALCRANQGIMEFVEMFKAPIKVLHPLLTATQEGNYNGTEGISALPFNGIILAHSNESEWVTFRNNKNNEAFLDRVYIVKVPYCLRISEEIKIYEKLLTHSELLHAPCAPGTLETLSRFSILSRLKEPENSSIYSKMRVYDGESLKDTDPKAKSYQEYRDYAGVDEGMNGLSTRFAFKILSRVFNFDHVEVAANPVHLFYVLEQQIEREQFPQDVAEKYLEHLKGYLIPKYAEFIGKEIQTAYLESYSEYGQNIFDRYVTYADFWIQDQEYRDPDTGQLFDRESLNAELEKIEKPAGISNPKDFRNEIVNFVLRARANNNGRNPNWTSYEKLRTVIEKKMFSNTEELLPVISFNAKTSTDEQKKHDDFVDRMMEKGYTRKQVRLLCEWYLRVRKSS, encoded by the coding sequence ATGAATATATTCGATCACTATCGCCAGCGTTATGAAGCTGCCAAGGACGAAGAGTTCACACTGCAGGAGTTTCTTGCTGTCTGTAAGCAAGATCGCAGTGCCTATGCTAATGCGGCAGAAAGGCTATTGATGGCCATTGGTGACCCCATAATGGTGGATACTGCCACAGAGCCACGGCTGTCCCGTCTCTTTTCGAACCGGGTGATTTCCCGTTATCCGGCTTTTGAAGAGTTCTATGGCATGGAAGAAGCCATTGAACAAATTGTTGCCTATCTCAAACATGCAGCCCAGGGGCTGGAAGAGAAGAAACAGATCCTCTACTTACTGGGGCCTGTCGGTGGCGGTAAATCCTCGCTCGCTGAACGCCTGAAAGCGTTGATGCAACGCGTACCCATTTACACGCTCAGTGCTAACGGTGAACGCAGCCCGGTGAATGACCACCCGCTGTGTCTGTTCAATCCGCAAGAAGATGCCTCTATTCTTGAAAAAGAGTACGGTGTCCCAACCCGCTATCTCGGCACGATTATGTCGCCGTGGGCGGCAAAACGTCTGCATGAATTTGGCGGCGACATCACCAAGTTCCGCGTGGTGAAAGTCTGGCCGTCGATTCTGGCGCAAATCGCGATTGCCAAAACTGAACCCGGTGATGAAAACAACCAGGATATCTCGGCGCTGGTCGGTAAAGTGGATATCCGCAAACTGGAAAATCATGCGCAAAACGATCCGGATGCTTACGGCTATTCCGGCGCACTGTGCCGTGCAAACCAGGGCATCATGGAATTCGTGGAGATGTTCAAAGCCCCAATTAAAGTGCTTCACCCGTTGCTGACCGCAACCCAGGAGGGCAACTATAACGGGACTGAAGGCATTTCCGCCCTGCCGTTTAACGGTATTATTCTGGCGCACTCCAACGAATCTGAATGGGTGACGTTCCGTAATAACAAAAACAATGAGGCGTTCCTTGACCGTGTTTACATCGTCAAAGTGCCTTATTGCCTGCGGATTTCCGAAGAGATCAAAATCTACGAAAAACTGCTAACCCACAGCGAACTGTTACACGCGCCGTGTGCCCCTGGCACGCTGGAAACGCTGTCGCGATTTTCGATTTTGTCGCGTCTGAAAGAGCCAGAAAACTCCAGTATTTACTCCAAAATGCGGGTGTACGACGGCGAAAGTCTGAAGGATACCGATCCGAAAGCGAAATCCTACCAGGAGTATCGTGATTACGCCGGTGTGGACGAAGGCATGAACGGGCTATCGACACGTTTTGCGTTCAAAATCCTCTCCCGCGTGTTCAACTTTGACCATGTGGAAGTGGCGGCAAACCCGGTTCACCTGTTCTATGTTCTGGAACAGCAAATCGAGCGCGAGCAGTTCCCGCAAGATGTGGCAGAGAAATACCTCGAGCATTTGAAAGGCTACCTGATCCCGAAATATGCTGAATTTATCGGTAAAGAGATTCAAACGGCGTATCTCGAATCTTACTCAGAGTACGGGCAAAACATTTTCGACCGTTATGTTACCTACGCTGATTTTTGGATTCAGGATCAGGAGTACCGCGACCCGGATACCGGTCAGTTGTTTGACCGTGAATCACTGAATGCGGAACTGGAAAAAATTGAAAAACCGGCTGGCATCAGCAATCCGAAAGATTTCCGTAATGAAATCGTCAACTTCGTGTTGCGTGCCCGTGCCAACAACAATGGTCGTAACCCTAACTGGACCAGCTACGAGAAGCTGCGCACGGTTATCGAGAAGAAAATGTTCTCGAATACCGAAGAGTTACTGCCCGTTATCTCGTTCAATGCCAAAACCTCGACCGACGAGCAGAAAAAACACGATGACTTTGTCGATCGTATGATGGAGAAAGGCTACACCCGTAAACAAGTTCGCCTGCTGTGCGAATGGTATCTGCGGGTACGCAAGTCTTCATAA
- a CDS encoding aldo/keto reductase, whose amino-acid sequence MAKQILFSDSQPLPAIGQGTWYMGENAAQHVDEVNALRAGIDLGLTLIDTAEMYANGGAEKVVGEAISGRRDDVFLVSKVYPWNAAGQSAITACENSLRRLKTDYLDLYLLHWRGDIPLEETVSVMQHLIKQGKIRRWGVSNLDYSDMQELWNVAGGHECATNQVLYHLASRGIEYDLLPWSQQQRMPVMAYCPLAQAGRLRSGLMNHPVLNQLANQKGATVAQLLLAWVIHHDGVIAIPKAGTVAHVKENAAALEIELSQEEIELMEKAFPAPGRKTPLDMV is encoded by the coding sequence ATGGCAAAACAAATTCTCTTTTCAGATTCACAACCCTTACCCGCCATCGGGCAGGGAACCTGGTACATGGGTGAGAACGCCGCGCAGCATGTGGATGAGGTGAATGCGCTGCGAGCGGGGATTGATCTCGGGTTAACGCTAATCGACACTGCTGAAATGTACGCCAATGGTGGTGCCGAGAAAGTGGTTGGAGAGGCTATCAGCGGCAGGCGAGATGATGTTTTCCTGGTCTCGAAAGTCTACCCATGGAATGCTGCGGGCCAGAGCGCTATCACCGCCTGTGAGAACAGTCTCAGGCGCTTGAAAACCGATTATCTCGATCTCTATTTATTGCACTGGCGTGGGGATATCCCGCTTGAAGAAACCGTTAGTGTGATGCAACACCTTATTAAGCAGGGCAAAATTCGCCGTTGGGGTGTATCCAATCTCGACTACAGCGATATGCAGGAACTGTGGAATGTGGCAGGCGGGCACGAGTGCGCCACCAATCAGGTGCTCTATCACCTTGCTTCACGCGGCATTGAATATGACTTATTGCCGTGGAGTCAGCAGCAACGTATGCCGGTTATGGCATATTGTCCATTAGCGCAGGCCGGGCGTTTACGTAGCGGGTTAATGAATCATCCGGTACTTAATCAGCTCGCGAATCAAAAAGGTGCGACGGTTGCGCAACTGCTCTTAGCCTGGGTCATTCACCATGATGGTGTTATCGCGATTCCAAAAGCGGGAACTGTGGCGCATGTAAAAGAAAATGCCGCAGCGCTGGAGATTGAGTTGAGTCAGGAAGAGATTGAACTGATGGAGAAGGCGTTTCCGGCACCGGGCCGCAAAACGCCTTTAGATATGGTTTAA
- the msrB gene encoding peptide-methionine (R)-S-oxide reductase MsrB, producing the protein MANQLPPDSSKKNLSEMQFYVTQKHGTEPPFSGRLLHNKRDGVYHCLVCDAPLFMSESKYDSGCGWPSFYEPVSDDAIRYIKDFSHGMERVEIRCSNCEAHLGHVFPDGPQPSGERYCVNSASLNFTDDKNGEQTEG; encoded by the coding sequence ATGGCTAATCAATTACCTCCTGATTCATCTAAAAAAAACCTGTCTGAAATGCAGTTCTATGTCACGCAGAAACATGGCACTGAGCCACCGTTTTCTGGACGTTTACTGCATAACAAACGTGATGGTGTCTATCATTGCCTGGTCTGTGATGCACCGCTGTTTATGTCAGAGTCCAAATATGACTCAGGCTGCGGCTGGCCTAGCTTCTACGAGCCAGTGAGCGACGACGCTATCCGCTATATCAAAGATTTTTCACATGGTATGGAACGTGTTGAGATCCGTTGCAGCAACTGTGAGGCGCATTTAGGCCATGTTTTCCCCGATGGCCCGCAGCCTTCCGGTGAGCGCTACTGCGTAAACTCAGCCTCGCTAAACTTCACTGATGATAAAAACGGTGAACAAACCGAAGGTTGA
- a CDS encoding D-hexose-6-phosphate mutarotase: MINKIFALPVIEQITPSVSLRKIDELEAIVVDHPQARGSFTLQGAHLLSWKPAGEEEVLWLSDNTPFQDGKAIRGGVPICWPWFGPGAQADLPAHGFARNLPWALTAHNEDESGVSLTFELQSSDATRKYWPHDFTLYARYKLGKTCEMELEAHGEFEVNSALHTYFNVGDIADVKVSGLGNKYIDKVLNASLGQLTDGVQTFPDRTDRVYLEPEECSVIHDASLNRSIDVIHHHHINVVGWNPGPALSASMADMPDDGYKTFVCVETACASAPQKATADKPARLAATLRVAKKA; this comes from the coding sequence ATGATTAATAAAATTTTTGCCCTTCCGGTTATTGAACAAATCACCCCTTCCGTGTCTCTTCGCAAAATTGACGAGCTGGAAGCTATCGTGGTCGACCATCCACAAGCTCGCGGTTCCTTTACTTTGCAAGGCGCACACCTTCTGTCGTGGAAACCTGCTGGTGAAGAAGAAGTACTGTGGTTGAGCGACAATACGCCGTTCCAGGACGGCAAAGCTATTCGCGGTGGCGTGCCAATCTGCTGGCCGTGGTTTGGCCCAGGCGCACAAGCCGATCTGCCAGCACACGGTTTTGCGCGTAATCTGCCATGGGCATTGACTGCACATAATGAAGATGAAAGCGGTGTTTCACTGACTTTCGAACTGCAAAGCAGCGACGCCACTCGCAAATACTGGCCACATGACTTCACCCTGTACGCACGTTACAAGCTGGGTAAAACCTGTGAGATGGAACTGGAAGCACACGGCGAGTTTGAAGTGAACTCTGCACTGCACACTTACTTCAATGTTGGCGATATTGCTGATGTGAAAGTGAGCGGGCTGGGCAACAAATATATCGATAAAGTGCTGAATGCCTCTCTCGGCCAATTAACCGACGGCGTGCAAACCTTCCCGGACCGCACCGACCGCGTCTATCTGGAGCCAGAAGAGTGCAGCGTGATTCACGATGCGAGCCTGAACCGCAGCATTGATGTGATTCATCATCATCATATCAACGTCGTTGGCTGGAACCCAGGCCCGGCACTGTCTGCCTCTATGGCTGATATGCCGGACGATGGCTATAAGACTTTCGTGTGCGTGGAAACGGCATGCGCCAGTGCACCGCAAAAAGCAACGGCAGATAAGCCAGCGCGTTTAGCGGCAACACTACGTGTAGCAAAAAAAGCTTAA
- a CDS encoding YeaH/YhbH family protein: MAYFIDRRLNGKNKSAVNRQRFLRRYKAQIKQSISEAINKRSVTDVDSGESVSIPSEDISEPMFHQGRGGLRHRVHPGNDHFVQNDRIERPQGGGGGSGGGQGQASQDGEGQDEFVFQISKDEYLDLLFEDLALPNLKKNQHRQITEFKSHRAGYTSNGVPANISVVRSLQNSLARRTAMTAGKRRQLHELEDSLETVSNSEPAQLLEEERLRKEIAELREKIARVPFIDTFDLRYKNYEKRPEPSSQAVMFCLMDVSGSMDQATKDMAKRFYILLYLFLSRTYKNVEVVYIRHHTQAKEVDEHEFFYSQETGGTIVSSALKLMDEVVKERYDPALWNIYAAQASDGDNWADDSPLCHELLAKKILPMVRYYSYIEITRRAHQTLWREYEDLQSTFDNFAMQHIRDQDDIYPVFRELFQKQANHSYS, encoded by the coding sequence ATGGCCTATTTTATTGACAGGCGACTGAACGGCAAAAACAAAAGCGCGGTGAATCGCCAGCGCTTTTTGCGCCGTTATAAAGCACAGATTAAACAGTCGATTTCCGAGGCCATCAACAAGCGTTCGGTAACCGACGTGGACAGCGGCGAGTCCGTCTCTATCCCAAGTGAAGACATCAGCGAACCGATGTTTCATCAGGGGCGTGGCGGGCTGCGTCATCGTGTTCATCCGGGTAACGACCACTTTGTGCAGAATGACCGCATCGAGCGCCCACAGGGCGGCGGCGGGGGTTCAGGTGGCGGCCAGGGCCAGGCAAGTCAGGATGGTGAAGGCCAGGACGAATTCGTTTTCCAAATCTCAAAAGACGAATATCTCGATTTACTGTTTGAAGACCTGGCCTTGCCGAATCTAAAAAAGAATCAGCATCGCCAGATTACCGAATTTAAATCACATCGCGCTGGCTACACCTCGAATGGCGTACCGGCCAATATCAGTGTGGTCCGTTCGCTGCAAAACTCTCTGGCTCGTCGCACCGCGATGACCGCCGGAAAACGTCGCCAGTTGCATGAACTGGAAGACAGTCTTGAAACCGTGAGCAACAGCGAACCAGCTCAGTTGCTTGAAGAGGAGCGCTTGCGCAAAGAAATCGCTGAACTGCGCGAGAAAATTGCCCGAGTGCCGTTTATCGATACCTTTGATTTACGCTACAAAAATTACGAAAAACGCCCTGAGCCTTCGAGCCAGGCAGTAATGTTTTGTTTGATGGACGTTTCTGGCTCGATGGATCAGGCAACCAAAGATATGGCAAAACGCTTTTACATTTTGCTCTATCTGTTCCTGAGCCGAACCTACAAAAACGTGGAGGTCGTTTATATCCGCCACCACACCCAGGCCAAAGAAGTGGACGAACATGAATTCTTTTACTCGCAGGAAACGGGCGGCACAATTGTCTCTAGTGCTCTGAAATTAATGGATGAAGTGGTAAAAGAACGTTATGACCCGGCGCTGTGGAATATCTACGCTGCGCAAGCGTCTGATGGTGATAACTGGGCAGATGATTCACCACTGTGTCACGAACTACTGGCGAAAAAAATACTGCCGATGGTGCGTTATTACAGTTATATCGAAATTACCCGCCGCGCCCACCAGACACTGTGGCGCGAATATGAGGATTTGCAATCGACGTTTGATAACTTCGCGATGCAGCATATTCGCGACCAGGATGATATCTATCCGGTGTTCCGTGAGCTATTCCAAAAGCAAGCGAACCATTCTTACAGTTAA
- the gapA gene encoding glyceraldehyde-3-phosphate dehydrogenase: MTIKVGINGFGRIGRIVFRAAQERSDIEIVAINDLLDAEYMAYMLKYDSTHGRFNGTVEVKDGHLVVNGKTIRVTAERDPANLKWNEVNVDVVAEATGLFLTDETARKHITAGAKKVVLTGPSKDSTPMFVRGANFEKYAGQDIVSNASCTTNCLAPLAKVINDNFGIVEGLMTTVHATTATQKTVDGPSHKDWRGGRGAAQNIIPSSTGAAKAVGVVLPELNGKITGMAFRVPTPNVSVVDLTVRLEKAATYEEIKKAMKAASEGAMKGVLGYTEDDVVSTDFNGEICTSVFDAKAGIALNDKFVKLVSWYDNETGYSHKVLDLIAHISK, translated from the coding sequence ATGACTATCAAAGTAGGTATCAACGGTTTTGGCCGTATCGGCCGTATTGTTTTCCGTGCTGCTCAGGAACGTTCTGACATCGAGATCGTTGCAATCAACGACCTGTTAGACGCTGAATACATGGCTTACATGCTGAAGTACGACTCAACTCACGGTCGTTTCAACGGCACTGTAGAAGTCAAAGACGGCCACCTGGTTGTTAACGGCAAAACTATCCGTGTTACCGCAGAACGTGACCCGGCTAACCTGAAATGGAACGAAGTTAACGTTGACGTAGTTGCTGAAGCAACTGGTCTGTTCCTGACAGATGAGACCGCTCGTAAGCACATCACCGCTGGCGCGAAAAAGGTTGTTCTGACTGGTCCTTCTAAAGACAGCACTCCTATGTTCGTTCGTGGTGCTAACTTCGAAAAATATGCTGGCCAGGATATCGTTTCTAACGCATCTTGCACCACTAACTGCCTGGCTCCACTGGCTAAAGTTATCAACGACAACTTCGGTATCGTTGAAGGCCTGATGACCACTGTTCACGCAACTACCGCTACTCAGAAAACTGTTGATGGCCCGTCTCACAAAGACTGGCGCGGCGGCCGTGGCGCAGCTCAGAACATCATCCCTTCTTCTACCGGTGCTGCTAAAGCTGTAGGCGTTGTACTGCCAGAGCTGAACGGTAAAATCACTGGTATGGCGTTCCGCGTTCCAACTCCAAACGTGTCTGTTGTTGACCTGACCGTTCGTCTGGAAAAAGCTGCGACCTACGAAGAAATCAAGAAAGCAATGAAAGCGGCTTCTGAAGGCGCAATGAAAGGCGTTCTGGGTTACACCGAAGACGACGTTGTTTCTACTGACTTCAACGGCGAAATCTGTACTTCTGTGTTCGATGCTAAAGCGGGTATCGCACTGAACGACAAATTTGTGAAACTGGTTTCCTGGTACGACAACGAAACTGGCTACTCTCACAAAGTACTGGATCTGATTGCTCACATCTCCAAATAA
- a CDS encoding MipA/OmpV family protein — protein MSKFKILTLGALIASSFSSVHAADGPWSLGAAALVTPNLYKGDQDRVYPVPMVGYEGDNFYLRGLTAGYYLWNDQTDKLSITAYYSPLFFRAKDSNLHSMRQLSNRYATLMAGLSYAHYTQYGFLRTVLAGDTLDNSNGVTWDTAWLYRYTTDRLTLTPGIGITWSSENQNEYYYGISKNESARSGLNSYDPDDSWAPYVELSVNYKLTDNWNVFGMGRYIRLADEVTNSPMVDKEWTGVLMTGITYSF, from the coding sequence GTGAGCAAATTCAAAATTCTTACATTGGGGGCGCTAATTGCCTCATCTTTTTCTTCTGTTCACGCCGCTGACGGCCCATGGTCTTTAGGGGCGGCAGCCCTGGTCACACCGAACTTGTACAAAGGCGACCAGGACCGTGTTTATCCTGTGCCGATGGTGGGTTATGAAGGGGATAATTTCTATCTGCGTGGCTTGACTGCGGGTTATTACCTGTGGAATGACCAGACCGACAAGCTGTCTATCACGGCATACTATTCACCGCTCTTTTTCCGCGCGAAAGACAGCAATCTTCACAGTATGCGTCAGTTGAGTAACCGCTACGCGACACTGATGGCGGGACTTTCTTACGCCCATTACACGCAATATGGTTTCTTGCGCACGGTACTTGCGGGTGACACGCTGGATAACAGCAATGGTGTGACGTGGGACACTGCGTGGTTGTATCGCTACACTACCGACCGATTGACCTTAACGCCGGGTATCGGAATTACGTGGAGCAGCGAAAACCAGAACGAATACTATTATGGCATCAGCAAGAATGAATCCGCGCGCAGCGGCTTAAATTCTTATGATCCAGATGATAGTTGGGCGCCGTATGTTGAGTTATCTGTTAACTACAAACTGACAGATAACTGGAATGTCTTCGGTATGGGTCGCTACATTCGCCTGGCGGATGAAGTCACAAACAGCCCAATGGTTGATAAAGAGTGGACCGGCGTGTTGATGACGGGTATCACTTATAGTTTCTGA
- a CDS encoding D-Ala-D-Ala carboxypeptidase family metallohydrolase, producing MKAISQHFYRHDFACPCGCGFADISKELVSLLERVYQYFERPVYVQLGCCCTYYNKAHGGEYATQHLLGAAADILVNTIAPDAVADYLENAYPKEYGIGRGESYTHIDVRPLPKRWRE from the coding sequence GTGAAAGCAATTTCTCAACATTTTTACCGGCATGATTTTGCCTGTCCCTGCGGTTGCGGCTTTGCTGATATCAGCAAAGAATTAGTGTCACTTCTGGAGCGTGTTTATCAATATTTTGAACGGCCTGTGTATGTGCAACTCGGGTGCTGTTGCACCTACTATAACAAGGCTCATGGCGGCGAATATGCAACCCAGCATTTACTGGGAGCGGCGGCGGATATTCTCGTGAATACCATTGCACCTGATGCAGTGGCTGATTATCTTGAAAACGCATATCCGAAAGAATATGGAATTGGACGTGGTGAAAGCTATACACATATTGATGTGCGGCCTTTACCTAAACGCTGGCGTGAATAA
- a CDS encoding DUF441 domain-containing protein, with the protein MFDSTLLILLALAGLGFVSHNTTVAVSILVLIIVRVTPLSQFFPWIEKQGLTVGIIILTIGVMAPIASGTLPASTLLHSFTNWKSLVAIVVGVFVSWLGGRGVTLMSSQPSLVAGLLVGTVLGVALFRGVPVGPLIAAGLVSLIVGRT; encoded by the coding sequence ATCTTCGACTCCACACTATTAATACTTCTGGCACTGGCTGGATTAGGTTTTGTCAGCCATAACACCACCGTTGCGGTATCCATTCTGGTACTCATCATTGTGCGTGTCACACCGCTGAGCCAGTTCTTTCCGTGGATTGAAAAACAAGGTTTAACGGTCGGGATAATCATTCTGACCATTGGCGTGATGGCTCCCATCGCCAGCGGAACCTTGCCCGCCAGCACCCTTCTTCACTCCTTTACCAACTGGAAATCACTGGTTGCCATCGTCGTAGGGGTGTTTGTTTCATGGCTCGGTGGGCGCGGTGTGACATTAATGAGCAGCCAGCCAAGTTTGGTGGCCGGTTTACTGGTGGGAACGGTTTTAGGTGTAGCCTTGTTTCGCGGCGTACCTGTCGGGCCGCTTATTGCCGCCGGGCTTGTCTCGTTAATTGTCGGAAGAACCTAA